Proteins encoded within one genomic window of Methanothrix harundinacea 6Ac:
- a CDS encoding LemA family protein, whose amino-acid sequence MEIQLHGSAAILTAFLLLLSSAVYFISIYNRLQRLRHGAEATLSQMRVAMKKRLDMIEQLVDSVKSYARFEREVLERISGMRSRVASADPIELTRIEGESKGVFGNLVAVAEGYPQLRTSETVMMTMDAIKGVEDEISRHRYTYNNIVQNFNTILDSFPSKYVTYLVKFGRMDYLNFEEDELRRLGYLTTEEEGPKRPEVGWD is encoded by the coding sequence ATGGAAATCCAGCTTCATGGATCGGCTGCCATTCTGACGGCCTTCCTCCTCCTGCTATCATCGGCAGTCTATTTCATCTCCATCTACAATAGGCTTCAGAGGCTCCGCCACGGTGCTGAGGCGACCCTATCGCAGATGAGAGTGGCCATGAAAAAGCGGCTGGATATGATCGAGCAGCTCGTCGATTCCGTCAAGAGCTACGCACGATTCGAGCGGGAGGTCCTGGAGAGGATCTCCGGGATGAGATCCCGGGTGGCGAGTGCAGATCCTATTGAGCTTACGAGGATCGAGGGAGAGAGCAAGGGGGTCTTCGGGAACCTGGTGGCGGTTGCCGAGGGCTATCCCCAGCTGAGGACCTCCGAGACGGTGATGATGACCATGGACGCCATAAAAGGCGTGGAAGATGAGATCTCACGCCACAGGTACACCTACAATAACATAGTCCAGAACTTCAATACGATCCTGGATTCATTCCCCTCAAAGTATGTGACGTATTTGGTGAAATTCGGAAGGATGGACTACCTCAACTTCGAGGAGGACGAGCTGAGGCGGCTGGGCTACCTCACCACCGAGGAAGAGGGTCCTAAGAGGCCGGAGGTGGGCTGGGATTGA
- the purL gene encoding phosphoribosylformylglycinamidine synthase subunit PurL has product MKIIGLEDQEVEASLRSAGLGLSVPEARSVAEALGRDPTIPELFNYDTMWSEHCSYKSSRATLNEFLCTSGPNVVQGPEEDAGIVAIDDEWCVVIAHESHNHPSQILPNEGAATGIGGIVRDVNCMGAKVVATADPLRFGDPFGEDKNHVRWVAEGVVDGIWQYGNALGVPIMAGDVVFDDSFDTNCLVNVVAIGVVRRGEIIKSRAPAGAGEKGYDVIVVGKPTDSSGFGGVTFASEELREEDEEANRGAIQIPDPFLKNVLFKANEALFKLTREEGITIGFKDLGGGGFTCASSEMGASAGYGMDLDLDLLHKVSDDLPPEVVACAETQERFMLICPPELTERALKIYNENWDLPNVYEGARASVVGKVTTNGRYITRYRGEVTCDVPIQHLTGGIRYQREERPRMTSFEEPEVAPPEDLTDALLKVLASPNVSSREHIYRYYDTEVQGNSVIRPGEADAGLIAPVRGKKFGIALSVDANPFYGRISPYWAGATAVAEAMRNVAAIGATPATLTDCLNFGNPEKPEAFWEFRECVRGLADAAKALWLKGYEDTPVPIVSGNVSFYNESPEGTVDPSPIIACVGLIDDVRDAVTMDLKRAGDSIYLLGPRFDELGGSEYYRTVWGAAGRNVPVVRFDLERSMIYAVIDSIAEKTVVAAHDISNGGLAATAAEMALVGRGDLGIDLDLDAAGSDLPADRLVFSESSGFLLECKAGSEEDLERILKGCGLEIIRLGKVTDSPELVMTHRGKTVVRMDLMEAKKAWTGGLGEAMR; this is encoded by the coding sequence TTGAAAATAATCGGTCTTGAAGACCAGGAGGTCGAGGCCAGCCTCCGGAGCGCCGGCCTGGGCCTATCGGTTCCAGAGGCGCGCTCCGTCGCCGAGGCGCTGGGGAGGGACCCCACCATCCCGGAGCTCTTCAACTACGATACCATGTGGAGCGAGCACTGCTCCTACAAGAGCAGCCGCGCCACCCTGAACGAGTTCCTCTGCACCTCCGGCCCCAACGTCGTCCAGGGTCCGGAAGAGGACGCCGGGATCGTGGCCATCGACGACGAGTGGTGCGTCGTCATCGCCCACGAGAGCCACAACCACCCGAGCCAGATCCTGCCCAACGAAGGCGCCGCCACCGGGATCGGCGGCATAGTGAGAGACGTCAACTGCATGGGCGCCAAAGTCGTCGCCACTGCCGACCCCCTCCGGTTCGGCGACCCCTTCGGCGAGGATAAAAACCACGTCCGCTGGGTCGCCGAGGGGGTCGTCGACGGGATCTGGCAGTACGGAAACGCCCTGGGGGTCCCCATCATGGCCGGAGACGTCGTCTTCGATGACAGCTTCGACACCAACTGTCTCGTCAACGTCGTCGCCATCGGGGTAGTGCGACGGGGCGAGATCATCAAGAGCCGGGCCCCTGCGGGCGCGGGAGAGAAAGGCTACGACGTCATCGTCGTCGGAAAGCCCACCGACTCCAGCGGCTTTGGCGGCGTCACCTTCGCCTCCGAGGAGCTGCGGGAGGAGGACGAGGAGGCGAACCGGGGGGCGATCCAGATCCCCGACCCCTTCCTCAAGAACGTCCTCTTCAAGGCGAACGAGGCCTTGTTCAAGCTGACCCGGGAGGAGGGGATCACCATCGGCTTCAAGGACCTGGGGGGCGGCGGGTTCACCTGCGCCTCCTCGGAGATGGGGGCGAGCGCCGGGTACGGGATGGACCTCGACCTGGACCTGCTCCACAAGGTGAGCGACGACCTTCCCCCCGAGGTCGTCGCCTGCGCCGAGACCCAGGAGAGGTTCATGCTCATCTGCCCGCCGGAGCTGACGGAGCGGGCCCTCAAGATCTACAACGAGAACTGGGACCTCCCGAACGTCTACGAGGGGGCGAGGGCCTCCGTCGTCGGGAAGGTGACGACGAACGGCAGGTACATCACCCGTTACCGGGGCGAGGTGACCTGCGATGTCCCGATCCAGCACCTTACGGGGGGGATCCGCTACCAGAGGGAGGAGCGGCCCCGGATGACGAGCTTCGAGGAGCCGGAGGTCGCCCCTCCTGAGGACCTGACCGACGCCCTCCTGAAGGTCCTGGCATCGCCGAACGTCTCCTCCAGGGAGCACATCTATCGGTACTACGACACCGAGGTCCAGGGGAACTCGGTGATCAGGCCCGGGGAGGCGGACGCCGGCCTCATAGCCCCCGTCCGGGGCAAGAAGTTCGGGATCGCCCTATCGGTGGACGCAAACCCCTTTTACGGGAGGATCAGCCCCTACTGGGCGGGGGCGACGGCCGTCGCCGAGGCGATGAGGAACGTCGCCGCCATCGGCGCCACCCCCGCCACCCTCACCGACTGCCTCAACTTCGGAAACCCCGAGAAGCCCGAGGCCTTCTGGGAGTTCAGGGAGTGCGTCCGGGGCCTCGCCGACGCCGCGAAGGCCCTCTGGCTGAAGGGGTACGAGGATACCCCCGTCCCTATCGTCTCCGGGAACGTCAGCTTCTACAACGAGTCCCCCGAGGGGACGGTCGACCCCTCGCCGATCATCGCCTGCGTCGGCCTCATCGACGACGTCAGGGACGCCGTCACCATGGACCTGAAGAGGGCCGGTGACTCGATCTACCTTCTCGGGCCCCGGTTCGACGAGCTGGGGGGGTCCGAGTACTATCGGACGGTCTGGGGAGCTGCGGGCAGGAATGTGCCGGTGGTCAGGTTCGACCTGGAGAGGAGCATGATCTACGCCGTCATCGACTCGATAGCCGAAAAAACCGTCGTCGCCGCCCACGACATATCCAACGGCGGCCTTGCGGCCACCGCCGCCGAGATGGCCCTGGTGGGGAGGGGAGACCTGGGCATCGATCTGGACCTCGACGCCGCCGGATCGGACCTCCCCGCCGACCGGCTCGTATTCAGCGAGTCCTCGGGCTTCCTTTTGGAATGCAAGGCCGGGTCCGAGGAGGATCTGGAGCGGATTCTGAAGGGATGCGGCCTTGAGATCATCCGCCTCGGGAAGGTGACCGACTCGCCGGAGCTGGTCATGACCCACCGGGGGAAGACCGTGGTCAGGATGGACCTGATGGAGGCGAAGAAGGCCTGGACCGGAGGCCTCGGGGAGGCGATGAGATGA
- the purQ gene encoding phosphoribosylformylglycinamidine synthase I produces the protein MKIAVVQFPGTNCEHETLVAAKSAGLSGEIFRWNRPAEELSGFDGYIIPGGFSYQDRLRAGAIASKEPVMDALREEAERGKPIIGICNGFQILVEAGLLPGLGGIDAALASNVMVSKGEIVRRGFYCAWTTLRHEAPPKRCSGSFLLEVGELVRMPLAHAEGNLVTVDPDLMARLNEDHQVVFRYCNEAGEVDPEYPVNINGSLENVAGICNPEGNVLGMMPHPERSSFAWQLPPADPAKSVGDMEAPGPGRRIFESMKRYIEVRR, from the coding sequence ATGAAGATAGCCGTCGTCCAGTTCCCGGGGACGAACTGCGAGCACGAGACCCTCGTAGCCGCGAAGAGCGCTGGCCTTTCCGGGGAGATCTTCCGGTGGAACAGGCCGGCAGAGGAGCTATCCGGCTTCGACGGGTACATTATCCCTGGAGGATTCTCCTATCAGGACAGGCTCCGGGCCGGGGCTATCGCCTCGAAGGAGCCGGTGATGGACGCCCTCCGGGAGGAGGCGGAGAGGGGCAAGCCGATCATCGGGATATGCAACGGCTTTCAGATCCTGGTGGAGGCGGGGCTCCTTCCGGGCCTCGGAGGCATAGACGCCGCCCTAGCCTCTAACGTGATGGTCTCGAAGGGGGAGATCGTGAGGCGCGGATTCTACTGCGCCTGGACGACGCTGCGGCACGAGGCGCCGCCGAAGAGGTGCAGCGGGAGCTTCCTCCTGGAGGTGGGGGAGCTCGTCCGGATGCCCCTCGCCCACGCCGAGGGGAACCTCGTCACCGTCGACCCGGACCTGATGGCGAGGCTGAACGAGGACCACCAGGTGGTATTCCGGTACTGCAATGAGGCGGGGGAGGTGGACCCCGAGTATCCCGTCAACATCAATGGGAGCCTCGAGAACGTCGCTGGGATCTGCAACCCCGAGGGGAACGTCCTGGGGATGATGCCCCACCCCGAGAGGTCGTCCTTCGCCTGGCAGCTCCCGCCGGCCGATCCGGCGAAGAGCGTCGGGGATATGGAGGCCCCCGGACCCGGGAGGAGGATATTCGAGTCGATGAAGCGGTACATAGAGGTGAGGAGATGA